In Hydrogenimonas thermophila, a genomic segment contains:
- a CDS encoding RelA/SpoT family protein, translating to MQQILEPLIEKIRNVKSIDEAESLLFETIKKSEQIKEALEFAKEAHTGQFRKSGEPYIIHPILVAAITAAISADETMAIAALLHDVVEDTSYTIKDIKSKFGSDVSNLVEGLTKIIEIRDSELLPSTSDEKLLTSALTFRKMLICSIEDVRVLVIKLCDRLHNMMTLDALPKAKQQRIAEETLVVYAPIAHRLGIAAIKNILEDLSFYYLFPDEYAKIENFLTSHKQDFQIKLNTFISKVKTLMVHDGFKAGSFEIFGRLKHHYSIYLKMQRKGISIDEILDLLAIRVLVKEPLDCYRALGTLHLNFKPLIARFKDYVALPKENGYQTLHTTVFDDTSIIEAQIRTFKMHKTAEYGIAAHWKYKLGSSNINIEWLKNLQFQNESIEEFYELVKNDLYSEDISVFTPAGDQISLPRGATVLDFAYAVHTQVGERASGALVNKKQASLLTELKNGDLVRIITADHPIYHCTWIDAVKTSRAKSHMRMRCNQRRKEIDRMSSINILSATFSVSVKEIEEWIKEEGIESQIYRVARELSFYKEIIHRFIDSKKVRSIFPAFLQRQHRRLKQYDFENFIVYSADYIGSIEFDYCCHPKRNDPIVAFKIGSKAVVHHKFCEKAYGLIKDNTPMLYIEWSDSKMQGYRLLVTLKDEKGALAKFLSYLAKIDLNIISIKLGDGSSVSNVCEVIFETKSHDQNRLKELLEKKFKLIELVSLTDAYKQI from the coding sequence TACAGGTCAATTTAGAAAAAGTGGTGAGCCATATATAATTCACCCGATTTTAGTTGCTGCTATTACTGCTGCTATAAGTGCAGATGAAACAATGGCTATAGCAGCACTTCTTCATGATGTTGTTGAAGATACTTCATATACAATTAAAGATATTAAAAGTAAGTTTGGTTCAGATGTATCTAATCTTGTTGAAGGATTGACAAAAATCATTGAGATTAGAGATAGTGAACTTCTTCCATCAACCTCAGATGAAAAGCTTCTGACATCAGCATTGACTTTTCGTAAAATGTTGATATGCTCAATAGAAGATGTACGGGTTTTGGTTATAAAGCTATGTGATCGTCTACACAATATGATGACACTAGATGCTCTACCAAAAGCAAAACAGCAAAGAATTGCTGAAGAGACACTTGTGGTTTATGCTCCTATAGCTCATAGATTAGGTATTGCAGCTATTAAAAATATATTGGAAGATTTAAGTTTTTACTACCTTTTCCCTGATGAATATGCAAAGATAGAGAATTTTTTAACATCACACAAGCAAGACTTTCAAATTAAGTTAAATACTTTCATTTCAAAAGTTAAAACATTAATGGTTCATGATGGATTTAAGGCTGGAAGTTTTGAAATTTTTGGTCGTCTTAAGCATCACTACTCAATATATTTGAAGATGCAGAGAAAAGGTATATCAATAGATGAAATACTTGATCTATTGGCTATTAGAGTTTTAGTTAAAGAACCTCTAGATTGCTACAGAGCACTTGGAACATTGCATCTAAATTTTAAACCTCTTATAGCAAGATTTAAAGATTATGTAGCATTGCCAAAAGAGAATGGTTACCAGACACTTCATACGACAGTCTTTGATGATACATCAATTATAGAGGCTCAAATTAGAACATTTAAAATGCATAAAACAGCTGAATATGGCATTGCTGCTCACTGGAAATATAAGTTAGGCAGTTCAAACATAAATATAGAGTGGCTTAAGAATCTGCAGTTTCAAAATGAGTCTATAGAAGAGTTTTATGAACTTGTCAAGAATGATTTATATAGCGAAGATATAAGTGTTTTTACTCCTGCAGGAGATCAAATAAGCTTGCCACGTGGTGCAACAGTATTAGATTTTGCATATGCAGTACATACGCAGGTTGGTGAGCGTGCAAGCGGTGCTTTGGTAAATAAAAAGCAAGCTTCACTGCTTACTGAACTAAAAAATGGGGATTTAGTAAGAATAATTACAGCTGATCATCCAATATACCACTGTACCTGGATTGATGCAGTTAAAACATCACGTGCAAAGAGTCATATGAGGATGAGATGCAATCAGCGTCGCAAAGAGATTGATCGTATGAGTTCAATCAATATTTTAAGTGCAACATTTTCTGTTTCTGTAAAAGAGATAGAAGAGTGGATAAAAGAAGAGGGAATTGAGTCTCAAATATATCGTGTAGCAAGAGAGCTTAGTTTCTATAAAGAGATAATTCATCGTTTTATTGATTCAAAAAAAGTTCGTTCTATATTTCCTGCATTTTTACAAAGACAGCATAGACGGCTAAAACAGTATGATTTTGAAAACTTTATAGTATATTCTGCAGATTATATTGGCAGTATAGAGTTTGATTACTGTTGTCATCCTAAAAGAAATGATCCTATTGTTGCATTCAAAATTGGCAGTAAAGCAGTTGTCCATCATAAATTTTGTGAGAAAGCATATGGGTTGATTAAAGATAATACCCCTATGCTATATATTGAGTGGAGTGATAGTAAAATGCAAGGCTATCGACTGTTAGTAACACTTAAAGATGAAAAAGGTGCATTGGCAAAATTTCTCTCTTACTTAGCAAAGATTGATTTAAATATAATTTCAATAAAACTTGGTGACGGATCATCTGTCAGCAATGTATGTGAAGTCATTTTTGAGACAAAAAGTCATGATCAAAATCGTTTAAAAGAGTTATTGGAGAAAAAATTCAAGTTGATTGAATTGGTTAGTCTTACCGATGCATATAAACAAATCTAA
- the tyrS gene encoding tyrosine--tRNA ligase, whose protein sequence is MQKDLDMKDLKIVEALNEIKRGSAEIITDEQIETLIKRYFETGEPYYVKAGFDPTAPDLHLGHTVLLQKLATFQKYGAIVQFLIGDFTGMIGDPTGKSQTRKKLTKEEVKENAKSYEEQVFKILDPEKTIVVFNSDWLGKLSSYEMIELASKRTVARMLERDDFEKRFKNGQDISLYEFFYPLFQGYDSVVLKSDIEIGGTDQKFNLLMGRHLQRAYNVGKEQAVLMMPILEGLDGVQKMSKSLGNFIGVTEEPNTMFAKVMSISDDLMWRYYELLSSRSLTEIEQMKKDVESGKLHPKRAKEMLGMEIVERFHNKDASLSACEEFNKVFKQKDLPTDIPEFQLEGPIWIAKALVETKLEPSTSQARRDLQAGAVRIDQVKVEDKDLQLEAGDYILQVGKKKFAKVKVK, encoded by the coding sequence ATGCAAAAGGATTTGGATATGAAAGATTTAAAGATAGTAGAAGCTTTGAATGAGATAAAACGTGGTTCAGCCGAGATTATCACCGATGAGCAGATTGAAACACTTATCAAACGATATTTTGAAACTGGTGAACCATATTATGTTAAAGCAGGATTTGATCCGACTGCCCCGGATCTTCATTTAGGTCATACGGTATTACTTCAAAAACTTGCCACTTTCCAAAAATATGGTGCAATAGTGCAGTTTCTTATAGGTGATTTTACCGGTATGATTGGAGATCCTACAGGTAAAAGTCAAACACGTAAAAAGCTTACAAAAGAAGAGGTAAAAGAGAACGCTAAAAGTTATGAAGAGCAGGTATTTAAAATTTTAGATCCTGAAAAGACTATAGTTGTTTTTAACAGTGATTGGCTTGGAAAACTCTCTAGCTATGAGATGATAGAACTTGCATCTAAGCGTACTGTTGCAAGAATGTTAGAACGCGATGACTTTGAAAAACGTTTTAAAAATGGTCAGGATATATCTTTATATGAGTTTTTCTATCCACTGTTTCAAGGGTATGACAGTGTAGTTCTTAAGAGCGATATTGAAATCGGAGGTACAGATCAGAAGTTTAACTTGCTAATGGGTCGCCACCTTCAAAGAGCTTACAATGTTGGTAAAGAGCAGGCTGTTTTAATGATGCCTATCTTAGAAGGTCTTGATGGTGTACAGAAGATGAGTAAATCTCTTGGTAACTTCATAGGGGTTACAGAAGAGCCTAATACTATGTTTGCTAAAGTTATGAGTATTAGTGACGATCTTATGTGGAGATACTACGAACTTTTAAGCAGTCGATCTTTAACAGAGATTGAACAGATGAAAAAAGATGTTGAAAGTGGAAAACTTCATCCAAAACGTGCAAAAGAGATGCTTGGTATGGAGATTGTTGAAAGATTCCACAATAAAGATGCATCATTATCAGCTTGTGAAGAGTTCAATAAAGTATTTAAACAAAAAGACTTACCTACAGATATACCAGAGTTTCAGCTAGAAGGTCCAATTTGGATTGCTAAAGCTCTTGTTGAAACAAAGCTTGAGCCATCTACATCTCAAGCAAGACGTGATCTTCAAGCTGGCGCTGTACGGATTGATCAGGTAAAAGTTGAAGATAAAGACTTGCAATTAGAAGCTGGAGATTATATACTTCAAGTAGGAAAGAAAAAATTTGCAAAAGTGAAGGTGAAGTAG
- a CDS encoding nitronate monooxygenase, whose protein sequence is MELKPVKIGKHTLKYPIIQGGMGVGISWDQLAGHVSLEGGLGVISSVGTGYYQNKEYAEKLVADRPLEVDNFYSKKALFKIFENARKICGDQPLGCNVLYAINDYGRVVEDSCEAGADMIITGAGLPTNMPEFTANFPDVALIPIVSSAKALRLICRRWEKRYGRIPDAVVLEGPLSGGHQGFTYEQCFMEEYQLENLIPSVVEEANNWGGIPVFAAGGIWDKKDIEKCIELGAAGVQIGTRFIGTYECDAHQNFKEILINAKKEDILLLKSPVGYPARGVKTNLINLVEKREGPAIKCISNCVAPCKRGVEAKEVGYCIADRLSDAYMGNKELGLFFTGSNGYKIDKLISVKELMQKLVNGE, encoded by the coding sequence GTGGAGCTTAAACCTGTAAAAATCGGAAAACATACACTTAAGTATCCGATCATCCAGGGTGGAATGGGGGTCGGAATAAGTTGGGATCAATTGGCTGGACATGTGAGTCTTGAAGGAGGACTTGGTGTCATAAGCAGTGTTGGAACAGGATACTATCAAAATAAAGAGTATGCTGAAAAACTGGTAGCCGACCGTCCTTTGGAAGTAGATAACTTCTACTCTAAAAAAGCACTTTTTAAAATATTTGAAAATGCTCGTAAAATTTGTGGCGATCAGCCTTTGGGGTGTAATGTCCTTTATGCCATAAATGATTATGGCAGAGTTGTAGAGGACTCTTGTGAAGCTGGTGCAGATATGATCATTACAGGAGCTGGCTTACCAACCAATATGCCTGAATTTACGGCAAATTTTCCTGATGTTGCGCTTATTCCTATTGTCTCTTCTGCTAAAGCTTTGCGTCTGATATGCAGACGCTGGGAGAAGCGGTATGGGCGTATTCCAGATGCAGTTGTTCTAGAAGGTCCTCTAAGTGGCGGTCACCAAGGTTTTACGTATGAACAGTGTTTTATGGAGGAGTATCAGCTTGAAAATCTGATCCCTTCTGTTGTTGAAGAAGCAAACAACTGGGGTGGCATTCCTGTCTTTGCAGCAGGCGGAATTTGGGATAAGAAAGATATAGAAAAGTGTATAGAGTTAGGTGCAGCAGGTGTTCAGATAGGTACCAGATTTATTGGGACATATGAGTGTGATGCGCATCAAAACTTTAAAGAGATTCTCATAAATGCAAAAAAAGAGGATATTCTTCTTTTGAAATCACCTGTAGGATACCCTGCAAGAGGTGTTAAAACAAATCTCATTAACCTGGTAGAGAAACGAGAAGGTCCTGCTATTAAGTGTATCAGTAACTGTGTTGCCCCTTGTAAGCGGGGTGTGGAAGCAAAAGAAGTAGGGTATTGTATTGCTGATCGTTTAAGTGATGCATATATGGGTAATAAAGAGTTAGGTCTCTTCTTTACAGGCTCAAACGGTTATAAAATAGATAAACTTATAAGTGTAAAAGAGTTGATGCAAAAATTGGTTAATGGAGAGTAG